A window of the Henckelia pumila isolate YLH828 chromosome 3, ASM3356847v2, whole genome shotgun sequence genome harbors these coding sequences:
- the LOC140890510 gene encoding zinc finger CCCH domain-containing protein 18-like, translating to MDSSEAAKVVHDRILKLEPEHIARKIIGYVYLQDLPDQEMIRLALGPDTLIHNLINTAKNALLLASTPLISPPISPTINPSTLSDSPIQFSAFSPPTLHPFSGPFRRCWDPQLASEQQPVHNMVMKVAPYHDSISEEYGLQNQLLGLEEAPETVVKARTRMPGFLHDYYCPEGAFSNLSIRGSRNSHSLADYPVKTCHYFNKGFCKHGSSCRYVHDESYPETYPHMFGPRPYEVHCEDQDFIPGSLEKLEFEIAELLRSWKGNPVSIASLPMMYYEHYGRSLQAEGYLTESQRHGKAGYSLTKLLTRLKNSIRVIDRPHGQHAVVLAEDAPKYMDFRNERNDPGQIVSGSRQIYMTFPAESTFTEEDVSSYFSTFGPVQDVRIPCQQKRMFGFVTFANVETVKLILSKGNPHYVCGARVLVKPYREKSKLVERKYIDKFDPLFHHHSLPIDYDPELQARWESSRLFRKQLMEEREHALELETMRLSQLQFSHKPVVNQSHLSYSTNKPKVPEDQHPKFHSAECYNYLLDVLNSTGSTSDDNLSAQGLNLPDSPFASAVVNSISAVI from the exons ATGGATTCATCCGAAGCTGCAAAGGTTGTCCACGACAGAATCttgaagttggaaccagagcaTATTGCTAGGAAAATCATTGGATATGTATACTTGCAAGACCTCCCTGATCAAGAAATGATTCGGTTAGCATTAGGACCAGATACCTTAATCCACAACTTAATAAATACGGCGAAAAATGCACTTCTATTGGCCTCAACACCACTGATTTCACCCCCAATTTCTCCTACTATCAATCCAAGCACTTTATCGGATTCTCCCATTCAATTTAGTGCCTTTTCGCCTCCTACACTGCACCCATTTTCGGGTCCGTTTCGAAGGTGTTGGGATCCTCAGTTAGCTTCTGAGCAACAGCCAGTTCACAATATGGTGATGAAAGTTGCTCCATACCATGATTCCATATCTGAAGAGTATGGTCTACAAAACCAGTTGTTAGGTTTGGAGGAAGCCCCGGAAACAGTTGTCAAGGCAAGAACACGAATGCCGGGTTTTTTGCATGATTACTATTGTCCTGAAGGTGCATTTAGCAACCTGAGTATTAGGGGTAGTAGGAATTCTCATAGCCTTGCGGACTATCCGGTTAAGACTTGTCATTATTTCAACAAAGGATTTTGCAAACATGGCAGTAGTTGTAGGTATGTCCATGATGAATCTTACCCTGAGACATATCCCCATATGTTTGGTCCGAGGCCTTATGAAGTTCATTGTGAAGATCAAGATTTCATACCTGGATCACTGGAGAAACTCGAATTTGAGATAGCAGAACTTCTGAGATCTTGGAAAGGCAACCCTGTTTCGATCGCTTCCTTGCCAATGATGTACTATGAGCACTATGGAAGAAGTCTACAAGCTGAAGGATATCTTACTGAAAGCCAAAGACACGGCAAAGCCGGTTATAGTCTAACTAAACTTCTTACACGGCTGAAGAATAGTATTCGGGTGATTGATAG GCCTCATGGACAGCATGCCGTGGTTCTGGCAGAAGATGCTCCAAAGTATATGGATTTTAGAAACGAGAGAAATGACCCTGGCCAGATCGTTTCTGGTTCTCGACAGATTTATATGACGTTTCCTGCTGAGAGCACCTTCACCGAGGAGGATGTTTCAAGTTATTTTAG TACCTTTGGTCCGGTTCAAGATGTTAGGATTCCTTGCCAGCAGAAACGGATGTTTGGTTTCGTGACCTTTGCGAATGTGGAAACGGTGAAGCTAATATTGTCGAAGGGAAATCCACATTATGTCTGTGGAGCTCGTGTCCTCGTTAAACCGTATCGAGAAAAATCAAAGCTTGTTGAGAG gAAGTACATAGACAAATTCGACCCTCTGTTCCATCACCACTCACTCCCTATAGATTACGACCCTGAACTTCAAGCGA GATGGGAATCTTCAAGGTTATTTAGGAAACAGCTAATGGAAGAACGCGAACATGCCCTTGAACTTGAGACAATGCGACTCTCACAACTTCAGTTTTCTCACAAGCCTGTGGTCAACCAGTCTCACTTGAGTTATTCCACAAACAAGCCAAAAGTCCCCGAAG ATCAGCATCCCAAGTTTCACTCTGCAGAATGCTACAATTATCTGCTTGATGTTCTGAACAGTACTGGCTCGACTAGCGATGACAATCTCAG CGCCCAAGGACTGAATCTCCCGGATAGCCCCTTTGCATCTGCAGTCGTTAACAGTATTTCGGCGGTCATATAG
- the LOC140889207 gene encoding beta-1,2-xylosyltransferase isoform X2: protein MNGKKLKILLFLFGLNFLSLYFYFSVHPDHHHPPPVLLSPPGYSRPRLPLAAKPWPILPSYLPWSHGQNTTSFRSCEAYFGNGYTQRVDPLKPTSDPGRKVSPSGGAGGWFRCFYSATLGSSICEGGRIRMVLGRISMSDGGEKLESVIGRGEDEELPHFKDGAFQIEVGDRSRSGEKLVDEEFLDRYLPEGAVHRHTMRGLIDSIRLVDATEFTCSEWIEEPTLLVTRFEYANVFHTFTDWYSAYVASRVTGLPSRPRLVFVDGHCQTRLEETWTALFSSLAYAKNLSGPVCFRHVILAPLGYETSLFKGLSENINCQGASAHDLWQKPDDRKTARLSEFGEMLRAAFGLPLDRHHIHRSGSDHNILFVRREDYLAHPRHGGKVRAIQDSSVIIGAHGAGLTHIISATSGTVILEIISSEYRRPHFALIAQWKGLEYHAINLDGSYAEPRLVINELSSILTSLGC from the exons ATGAACGGCAAAAAGCTCAAGATTCTGCTCTTTCTCTTCGGATTAAACTTCCTCTCTCTTTACTTTTACTTCTCCGTTCACCCGGATCACCACCATCCGCCGCCGGTGCTTCTCTCCCCGCCGGGATATTCCCGGCCACGCCTCCCTCTGGCCGCAAAGCCTTGGCCAATATTACCCTCCTACCTCCCATGGTCTCACGGCCAAAATACGACGTCATTCAGGTCTTGCGAAGCTTATTTCGGTAACGGGTACACTCAGAGAGTCGACCCTTTGAAACCCACTTCAGATCCCGGACGGAAAGTCTCCCCATCCGGGGGCGCTGGTGGGTGGTTCAGGTGTTTTTACAGCGCGACTTTGGGGAGTTCGATATGTGAAGGAGGAAGAATCCGGATGGTTTTGGGTAGGATTTCGATGTCCGACGGGGGCGAGAAGTTGGAGAGTGTGATAGGGAGAGGGGAAGATGAAGAGTTGCCGCATTTTAAGGATGGGGCTTTCCAGATTGAGGTTGGTGATAGATCAAGAAGTGGAGAGAAGCTGGtggatgaggaatttttggATAGATATTTACCAGAAGGTGCTGTGCATAGGCATACCATGCGTGGATTGATCGATTCGATCCGGTTAGTTGACGCCACTGAATTTACTTGCTCCGAG tggaTTGAGGAGCCAACACTTTTAGTCACACGCTTTGAATACGCCAACGTATTTCATACCTTTACGGATTGGTATAGTGCATATGTGGCTTCCAGGGTTACCGGTTTGCCTAGCAGACCACGCTTGGTTTTTGTAGATGGCCACTGTCAG ACTCGCTTGGAAGAAACATGGACAGCTTTATTTTCAAGCCTTGCTTACGCTAAGAATCTAAGTGGCCCTGTTTGTTTCCGCCACGTTATTCTAGCACCATTGGGATATGAAACTTCTCTCTTTAAGGGTCTTTCTGAAAATATTAATTGCCAAGGGGCTTCTGCGCATGATCTTTGGCAAAAACCGGATGATCGGAAAACAGCTCGATTGTCTGAGTTTGGTGAGATGTTAAGGGCAGCCTTTGGGCTTCCACTGGATAGACATCATATTCATAGGTCAGGCTCGGATCACAATATCCTCTTTGTCCGTCGAGAGGATTATCTTGCTCATCCCCGTCATGGCGGCAAG GTTCGAGCCATCCAAGATTCTTCTGTCATAATTGGTGCTCATGGGGCAGGTCTCACCCATATTATTTCTGCCACATCTGGAACTGTGATTTTAGAGATAATTAGTAGTGAATATAGGCGCCCACATTTTGCGTTGATTGCTCAGTGGAAAGGGTTGGAGTACCATGCCATAAATCTTGATGGGTCGTATGCTGAGCCTAGACTAGTTATCAATGAACTGAGTAGCATTTTGACGAGTCTTGGGTGCTGA
- the LOC140892225 gene encoding uncharacterized protein, which produces MNTDITASAKPEYPVIDRNPPFTKTVANFSTLDYFRLSTITGFSVVVGYLSGIKPGIKGPSMVTGGMIGLMGGFMYAYQNSAGRLMGFFPNDGEVAKYKK; this is translated from the exons ATGAATACAGATATAACTGCGTCGGCGAAGCCCGAATACCCGGTGATCGATCGGAATCCTCCGTTCACCAAGACTGTCGCGAACTTCAGTACCCTCGATTACTTCCGCCTCTCCACCATCACCGGCTTCTCCGTCGTCGTGGGCTACCTCTCAG GGATTAAACCCGGAATCAAGGGACCATCGATGGTGACGGGAGGTATGATTGGGTTGATGGGAGGTTTTATGTACGCTTACCAGAACTCTGCCGGCAGGCTCATGGGTTTTTTCCCCAACGATGGCGAGGTTGCCAAGTACAAGAAGTAA
- the LOC140891735 gene encoding pirin-like protein, which translates to MSNVVMDPRPVARKFLARPQQEGVGAVVRRSIGRYELKHFDPFLLLDEFSVSSPAGFPDHPHRGFETVTYMLQGAVTHEDFEGHKGTIEAGDLQWMTAGRGIVHSEMPASQGTQKGLQLWINLSSGYKMIEPRYQEMNSEDIQEATKDGVKVRVIAGEALGVKSPIYTRTPTMYLDFTLKPGARILQHIPASWNAFVYVLEGEGVFGNPWSSPVPGHHLLLLGQGDGLDAYNKSSKSLRFILVGGEPLGEPVVQYGPFVMNTQEQIDQTIEDYENYTNGFEKARYWNSESTIGFGH; encoded by the exons ATGTCAAACGTTGTCATGGATCCTCGGCCCGTCGCCAGAAAATTCCTGGCCAGGCCCCAACAAGAAGGCGTCGGTGCTGTTGTCAGAAGAAGCATCGGAAg ATATGAGCTGAAACATTTCGACCCTTTTCTTCTTTTGGATGAATTCTCAG TGTCTTCTCCTGCTGGATTTCCCGATCACCCGCACAGAG GATTCGAGACAGTCACCTACATGCTTCAG GGAGCGGTGACGCACGAAGACTTCGAGGGGCACAAAGGCACCATTGAAGCCGGTGACTTGCAATGGATGACCGCGGGGAGGGGAATAGTTCACTCCGAAATGCCTGCGTCACAAGGAACTCAGAAAGGATTGCAGCTGTGGATTAACCTCTCCTCCGGATACAAAAT GATAGAGCCAAGGTATCAAGAAATGAACAGTGAGGATATTCAAGAAGCCACAAAGGATGGAGTCAAGGTTAGAGTTATAGCAGGGGAAGCACTGGGAGTTAAGTCACCAATATACACCAGGACCCCTACAATGTACTTGGACTTCACTCTCAAGCCCGGAGCTCGTATCCTACAACACATACCCGCGTCTTGGAACGCGTTTGTGTACGTTCTAGAGGGCGAGGGCGTATTTGGAAATCCATGGTCTTCGCCCGTGCCAGGACACCACCTTCTACTTCTCGGGCAGGGCGACGGCTTGGATGCCTACAACAAGTCCTCGAAATCGTTACGGTTCATTTTGGTTGGAGGTGAGCCATTGGGAGAGCCTGTTGTGCAATATGGACCATTTGTGATGAATACTCAAGAACAGATAGACCAGACTATTGAAGACTATGAGAATTACACCAATGGATTTGAGAAAGCAAGATACTGGAATTCAGAATCCACTATTGGATTTGGTCATtag
- the LOC140889207 gene encoding beta-1,2-xylosyltransferase isoform X1, producing the protein MNGKKLKILLFLFGLNFLSLYFYFSVHPDHHHPPPVLLSPPGYSRPRLPLAAKPWPILPSYLPWSHGQNTTSFRSCEAYFGNGYTQRVDPLKPTSDPGRKVSPSGGAGGWFRCFYSATLGSSICEGGRIRMVLGRISMSDGGEKLESVIGRGEDEELPHFKDGAFQIEVGDRSRSGEKLVDEEFLDRYLPEGAVHRHTMRGLIDSIRLVDATEFTCSEWIEEPTLLVTRFEYANVFHTFTDWYSAYVASRVTGLPSRPRLVFVDGHCQTRLEETWTALFSSLAYAKNLSGPVCFRHVILAPLGYETSLFKGLSENINCQGASAHDLWQKPDDRKTARLSEFGEMLRAAFGLPLDRHHIHRSGSDHNILFVRREDYLAHPRHGGKVQTRLSNEQEVYDAVKLWAFNHSNCKLNVINGLFAHMNMKEQVRAIQDSSVIIGAHGAGLTHIISATSGTVILEIISSEYRRPHFALIAQWKGLEYHAINLDGSYAEPRLVINELSSILTSLGC; encoded by the exons ATGAACGGCAAAAAGCTCAAGATTCTGCTCTTTCTCTTCGGATTAAACTTCCTCTCTCTTTACTTTTACTTCTCCGTTCACCCGGATCACCACCATCCGCCGCCGGTGCTTCTCTCCCCGCCGGGATATTCCCGGCCACGCCTCCCTCTGGCCGCAAAGCCTTGGCCAATATTACCCTCCTACCTCCCATGGTCTCACGGCCAAAATACGACGTCATTCAGGTCTTGCGAAGCTTATTTCGGTAACGGGTACACTCAGAGAGTCGACCCTTTGAAACCCACTTCAGATCCCGGACGGAAAGTCTCCCCATCCGGGGGCGCTGGTGGGTGGTTCAGGTGTTTTTACAGCGCGACTTTGGGGAGTTCGATATGTGAAGGAGGAAGAATCCGGATGGTTTTGGGTAGGATTTCGATGTCCGACGGGGGCGAGAAGTTGGAGAGTGTGATAGGGAGAGGGGAAGATGAAGAGTTGCCGCATTTTAAGGATGGGGCTTTCCAGATTGAGGTTGGTGATAGATCAAGAAGTGGAGAGAAGCTGGtggatgaggaatttttggATAGATATTTACCAGAAGGTGCTGTGCATAGGCATACCATGCGTGGATTGATCGATTCGATCCGGTTAGTTGACGCCACTGAATTTACTTGCTCCGAG tggaTTGAGGAGCCAACACTTTTAGTCACACGCTTTGAATACGCCAACGTATTTCATACCTTTACGGATTGGTATAGTGCATATGTGGCTTCCAGGGTTACCGGTTTGCCTAGCAGACCACGCTTGGTTTTTGTAGATGGCCACTGTCAG ACTCGCTTGGAAGAAACATGGACAGCTTTATTTTCAAGCCTTGCTTACGCTAAGAATCTAAGTGGCCCTGTTTGTTTCCGCCACGTTATTCTAGCACCATTGGGATATGAAACTTCTCTCTTTAAGGGTCTTTCTGAAAATATTAATTGCCAAGGGGCTTCTGCGCATGATCTTTGGCAAAAACCGGATGATCGGAAAACAGCTCGATTGTCTGAGTTTGGTGAGATGTTAAGGGCAGCCTTTGGGCTTCCACTGGATAGACATCATATTCATAGGTCAGGCTCGGATCACAATATCCTCTTTGTCCGTCGAGAGGATTATCTTGCTCATCCCCGTCATGGCGGCAAGGTACAAACTAGACTTAGTAACGAACAAGAAGTGTATGATGCAGTAAAATTATGGGCTTTCAACCATTCCAACTGTAAATTAAATGTCATTAATGGGTTATTTGCTCACATGAACATGAAAGAGCAGGTTCGAGCCATCCAAGATTCTTCTGTCATAATTGGTGCTCATGGGGCAGGTCTCACCCATATTATTTCTGCCACATCTGGAACTGTGATTTTAGAGATAATTAGTAGTGAATATAGGCGCCCACATTTTGCGTTGATTGCTCAGTGGAAAGGGTTGGAGTACCATGCCATAAATCTTGATGGGTCGTATGCTGAGCCTAGACTAGTTATCAATGAACTGAGTAGCATTTTGACGAGTCTTGGGTGCTGA
- the LOC140886490 gene encoding putative MO25-like protein At5g47540 isoform X1 — translation MMMSGESHSFAVNKEEIINDQPLRRSVSSLNFKKLVPKLLRSGSMKNLFKPKKPRTPVDLVRLTRELLLYVDSGADAGRSRRDEKLEQLDALIREMKGILYGVEDAEPVAESCAQLTQEFFSDDTLRLLISCLPKLNFETRKDAAQIVANLQRQQVQSRLIASDYLEANLDLIDQLITGYEDFAIALHFGAILRECIRHQVVARYVLKSQHVKKFFDYMQLPTFDVASDVAATFKELMTRHKSTVAEFLAANHVWFFADFNSKLLVSSNYMTRRYAVKLLGDILLDRSNTGVMLSYVSSKDNMRVLMNLLRESHKSIQLDAFRVFKLFVCNQMKPPDITNILYANKSKLLRFLDAFNIEKDDELFEADKAQVMKEIEEIKSTPVTCSGVLFKPIVV, via the exons ATGATGATGTCGGGGGAATCTCACTCTTTTGCTGTGAACAAGGAAGAGATCATTAATGATCAGCCTCTGAGGAGGTCCGTTTCTTCTTTGAATTTCAAGAAGCTTGTTCCCAAGCTTTTACGTAGCGGTTCCATGAAAAACCTCTTTAAACCCAAGAAACCTCGGACTCCCGTCGACCTCGTACGTCTCACCAGGGAATTGCTCTTGTACGTCGATTCGGGAGCCGACGCAGGCAGGTCTAGACGAGATGAAAAg TTGGAGCAGTTAGATGCACTTATCAGGGAGATGAAGGGGATTCTTTACGGAGTAGAAGATGCAGAACCTGTTGCCGAATCTTGTGCGCAATTGACTCAAGAGTTCTTTAGTGATGACACCCTACGACTCCTCATTTCGTGTCTCCCTAAATTGAACTTTGAG ACTCGCAAAGATGCTGCTCAAATTGTTGCGAATTTGCAAAGACAACAGGTTCAGTCCCGATTGATTGCTTCTGATTACTTGGAAGCCAATCTTGATCTTATTGATCAATTGATAACTGG GTACGAGGATTTTGCCATTGCTTTGCATTTTGGAGCAATATTAAGGGAGTGCATACGACATCAAGTTGTTGCTAG GTATGTGTTGAAATCACAGCATGTGAAGAAGTTCTTCGATTACATGCAACTCCCTACTTTTGATGTTGCTTCAGATGTTGCAGCTACCTTCAAG GAGCTTATGACAAGGCACAAGTCTACAGTAGCAGAATTTCTGGCTGCAAATCACGTCTGG TTTTTTGCTGATTTCAACTCGAAGTTGTTGGTATCTTCAAATTACATGACCAGACGATACGCTGTCAAG CTTCTGGGAGATATTTTGCTGGATCGTTCAAATACTGGAGTGATGCTAAGCTATGTCAGCTCCAAGGATAACATGAGAGTTCTAATGAACCTGCTAAGG GAATCACACAAGAGCATACAGCTCGATGCATTCCGCGTGTTCAAG TTGTTTGTGTGTAACCAAATGAAACCTCCTGACATTACCAATATACTGTATGCAAATAAAAGTAAGCTACTGCGGTTCTTAGATGCCTTCAACATCGAAAAAG ACGATGAATTGTTCGAGGCAGACAAGGCTCAAGTGATGAAAGAAATTGAGGAAATAAAGTCAACTCCCGTTACCTGTTCTGGAGTTCTGTTCAAACCAATAGTTGTATAA
- the LOC140886490 gene encoding putative MO25-like protein At5g47540 isoform X2, giving the protein MMMSGESHSFAVNKEEIINDQPLRRSVSSLNFKKLVPKLLRSGSMKNLFKPKKPRTPVDLVRLTRELLLYVDSGADAGRSRRDEKLEQLDALIREMKGILYGVEDAEPVAESCAQLTQEFFSDDTLRLLISCLPKLNFETRKDAAQIVANLQRQQVQSRLIASDYLEANLDLIDQLITGYEDFAIALHFGAILRECIRHQVVARYVLKSQHVKKFFDYMQLPTFDVASDVAATFKELMTRHKSTVAEFLAANHVWFFADFNSKLLVSSNYMTRRYAVKLLGDILLDRSNTGVMLSYVSSKDNMRVLMNLLRESHKSIQLDAFRVFKLFVCNQMKPPDITNILYANKNDELFEADKAQVMKEIEEIKSTPVTCSGVLFKPIVV; this is encoded by the exons ATGATGATGTCGGGGGAATCTCACTCTTTTGCTGTGAACAAGGAAGAGATCATTAATGATCAGCCTCTGAGGAGGTCCGTTTCTTCTTTGAATTTCAAGAAGCTTGTTCCCAAGCTTTTACGTAGCGGTTCCATGAAAAACCTCTTTAAACCCAAGAAACCTCGGACTCCCGTCGACCTCGTACGTCTCACCAGGGAATTGCTCTTGTACGTCGATTCGGGAGCCGACGCAGGCAGGTCTAGACGAGATGAAAAg TTGGAGCAGTTAGATGCACTTATCAGGGAGATGAAGGGGATTCTTTACGGAGTAGAAGATGCAGAACCTGTTGCCGAATCTTGTGCGCAATTGACTCAAGAGTTCTTTAGTGATGACACCCTACGACTCCTCATTTCGTGTCTCCCTAAATTGAACTTTGAG ACTCGCAAAGATGCTGCTCAAATTGTTGCGAATTTGCAAAGACAACAGGTTCAGTCCCGATTGATTGCTTCTGATTACTTGGAAGCCAATCTTGATCTTATTGATCAATTGATAACTGG GTACGAGGATTTTGCCATTGCTTTGCATTTTGGAGCAATATTAAGGGAGTGCATACGACATCAAGTTGTTGCTAG GTATGTGTTGAAATCACAGCATGTGAAGAAGTTCTTCGATTACATGCAACTCCCTACTTTTGATGTTGCTTCAGATGTTGCAGCTACCTTCAAG GAGCTTATGACAAGGCACAAGTCTACAGTAGCAGAATTTCTGGCTGCAAATCACGTCTGG TTTTTTGCTGATTTCAACTCGAAGTTGTTGGTATCTTCAAATTACATGACCAGACGATACGCTGTCAAG CTTCTGGGAGATATTTTGCTGGATCGTTCAAATACTGGAGTGATGCTAAGCTATGTCAGCTCCAAGGATAACATGAGAGTTCTAATGAACCTGCTAAGG GAATCACACAAGAGCATACAGCTCGATGCATTCCGCGTGTTCAAG TTGTTTGTGTGTAACCAAATGAAACCTCCTGACATTACCAATATACTGTATGCAAATAAAA ACGATGAATTGTTCGAGGCAGACAAGGCTCAAGTGATGAAAGAAATTGAGGAAATAAAGTCAACTCCCGTTACCTGTTCTGGAGTTCTGTTCAAACCAATAGTTGTATAA
- the LOC140893576 gene encoding uncharacterized protein yields the protein MNAAPIFSSIPSPHHSSKTSFIPKPAPHFTTRTRKIRAVTELSVLTSDPAQPDWQIVIGALAGVTPFVVAGIEFSKRIVAQKKCDVCKGSGLVLRDSKYYFRCPGCGGFLPWQSWRRFFTG from the exons ATGAATGCGGCTCCGATCTTCTCATCCATCCCCAGCCCACACCATTCCTCAAAAACAAGCTTCATTCCAAAGCCTGCACCACACTTCACCACCAGAACTCGGAAAATCAGGGCCGTTACCGAGCTTTCTGTTCTTACTTCAGACCCAGCTCAGCCGGATTGGCAGATTGTGATCGGCGCTCTGG CTGGTGTGACGCCTTTCGTTGTCGCTGGGATTGAGTTCAGCAAGAGGATT GTGGCACAGAAGAAGTGTGATGTGTGTAAAGGGTCGGGTCTGGTCTTGAGGGACAGCAAGTACTACTTTCGATGCCCCGGTTGTG GTGGGTTCTTGCCATGGCAATCGTGGAGGAGGTTCTTTACTGGTTAA
- the LOC140886491 gene encoding small ribosomal subunit protein eS8-like — translation MGISRDSMHKRRATGGKKKAWRKKRKYELGRQPANTKMSGDKTVRRVRVRGGNVKWRALRLDTGNFSWGSEAVTRKTRILDVAYNASNNELVRTKTLVKSAIIQVDAAPFKQWYLQHYGVDIGRKKKTVAKAEAEETEATPEEGKKSNHVTRKIEKRQPDRKIDPHLEEQFSGGRLLAAISSRPGQCGRADGYILEGKELEFYLKKIQRKKGKGAGGA, via the exons ATGG GTATTTCACGGGATTCTATGCACAAGAGGCGTGCCACTGGAGGAAAGAAGAAGGCTTGGAGAAAGAAgcgaaa GTATGAACTTGGACGACAACCAGCAAACACAAAGATGTCGGGTGACAAGACCGTACGCCGGGTGAGGGTTCGAGGGGGTAATGTGAAGTGGCGTGCTTTGAGGCTGGATACTGGAAACTTCTCATGGGGTAGCGAAGCTGTGACAAGAAAGACTCGTATTCTGGATGTTGCTTATAATGCATCAAACAATGAGTTGGTCAGGACCAAAACCTTGGTGAAGAGTGCTATTATCCAAGTGGATGCTGCTCCATTCAAGCAGTGGTATCTCCAACATTATGGAGTTGATATTGGTCGCAAGAAGAAGACTGTTGCAAAGGCTGAAGCAGAG GAGACTGAAGCTACCCCTGAAGAGGGAAAGAAGAGCAATCATGTTACGAGAAAAATAGAAAAGCGTCAACCTGATCGCAAGATTGACCCACATCTTGAGGAACAATTCAGTGGTGGCCGTTTGTTGGCTGCAATCTCCTCGCGCCCTGGCCAGTGTGGGAGAGCAGATGG ATATATTTTGGAGGGTAAGGAACTGGAATTTTACCTGAAGAAAATCCAGAGGAAGAAAGGAAAGGGTGCTGGTGGTGCTTAA